The following is a genomic window from Acetonema longum DSM 6540.
AGCACCAGCGGTGTGATCCTGTTGCGCTCAGCCTCCGGCAGCCCCGCTGCTTTTTGCAAAAACATTGCGTCCTCGGAATCCAGTTTCCCTTCCCGGTTTCTCACGCCGCCGGAAGCAACCGGCTTATATACTGCCGTATTCAAGCCGCGTTGTTTCAGCCCGGCGGCAATCGCTCCGGTAATGACGGTTTTTCCTACTTCGGTATCAGTTGCGGTAATGAATATACCTGTCATACACCGTTTCCTCCCTGTTTCAGACTTGACCACGCTTCCTGCATCGCGACAACGGCCTTATCCAGGTCCTGCTGCCGGTGCTCTGCCGTTATCGTCAGCCGCAGCCGGCTGGAGCCGGGCGGTACGGTTGGCGGACGAATGGCGGCCACGATCACGCCTCTTTCCTGCAGCGCCCGCGCCATGTCCAGGGCGGTTTCCTCCCGGCCCAGTATCACAGGGATAATGGGCGTATCGCCGGGTAAAGCGGTAAACCCCGCGGCCGCCAGCTTGCTCCGGAGGTAAATGGCATTTTCCCTCAGCCGGTCAACCATTTCCGGTTCAGCGATTAACTGCCGCAGCGCCGCATGGGCCGCAGCCACTGTCGCCGGAGCCAGAGCCGTAGAAAAGATAAAGCTGCGAGCCCGGTTGGCCAGGATTTCAATCAGCGACTCGTCGCCGGCTGCAAACCCGCCTTCAGCTGCCAAAGCCTTGCTTAAGGTGCCGATTTCCACCTGAACTCTGCCTTTCAGACCAAAGTAAGCTGCCGTCCCGCGGCCTCCCGGGCCGATCACACCGGTGGCGTGGGCATCGTCTACGATGACGCAGGCATCATATTCTTCCGCCAATGGGACAATCCGGTCCAGGGGCGCAATATCGCCGTCCATGCTGAATACCCCGTCGGTAATGATAAAACGTTTGCCGCTGCAGGGTGTCTGTTGCAGCTTCTGCCGCAAATCTTCCACGTCACCGTGTTGGTAGACAACTGTCTCAGACCGGGCAAGACGGCAGCCGTCAATGATGCTTGCATGATTCCAGGCATCGCTGAAGATCACGTCCCCGGCCCGGGCCAAACCGCTGATAACCCCTACATTAGTCATATAACCGGTATTAAAGACCAACGCAGCCTCTCTCTGTTTAAACGCGGCCAAGTCTTTCTCCAGAGCCGGATATAACGGATGAGTCCCGGTAGTCAGCCTAGCCCCGCCGGAGCCGGCGCCATAAGCCTGCACCGCCTCGATGGCGGCCTGCCGCACCGCCGGGTGGTGGGTAAGGCCAAGATAGCTGTTGGAAGCCAGCATCAAATACTTCTTCCCGGCCTGTTCCGCTATCGTTGCACTCAAAGGCAAATATACCACCGGCTGGCGGTACAACCAGAGCCGCCTGATCTCATCCACTTGTTGGGCCCATTTATTCATCCTTTTCACCTCACATCAACCAAAACCGGCTGATTCTGTAAAAATTCAATGGTTGTGTCGACATCACAGCCGGGCTCCAGAAAGAACACCCGTCCTCCCACCGGACTGCCGTAAGGTTTGAAATGGGGCAGCCGTATATAGCGGCGACAGACTGAGATATAACCGGCCGTATACTCCGGATCGTCCGACCAGCACAACTCCGCTGCAACGCCAGGCGCCGCCAGAACCTTACTGGCCAGGACCAAGGCTTCCCGCACATGAACGCCGCTAAGACCTAACGATTGCAAGTGAGCGGCATAAGCCTCCCTATCACTGCAGTCCTGGCGAGATACTCTCACTCCCCGCATCCCGGCTTGGTCCAGACGGATACCAGTCTTAGCGCACAGCAGCATAGCGCCCCGCATGCTGTCCGCCAAACTGTCCAGGCTGGCAAAACCGCTGTCAACAGCCGGCGCAGCAATCCCGTTATCGACGAGCAGCTGTCTGGCAGCCAGACGGCAGGAAAAGATGTCTGGAAAATTCAGGGTTTCCACTGCCGGCAGCGGAATTCGCAGCATGGGACCCGGCATAGCTTCCACCGTAATATTGATAAAATCAGCTTTACCCCGGCTGTGATTCATGGCCCGCCGCAGCATGGCATCGGCTGCCTCCCCGATACCGGACTCCGGAACCAGCCGTTCCGCTCCAGAGATATGCCTGCCGCCGTCCTCGTGAGTCCCTCCCTGAGCCGCCCGCATTCTAACGCTGTATAACATAGTCCGTCACCCTTCTCGCCTGATTGAGGACGCGTCTCAGCAGCAGAGTCAAAGGCCAAGCTGTCAGAGCCGTATATACCATACCTGGCAAGGCGGCAATCACCAGCGGCAGGGTGGCTTGCTCCAGGATCAGAGACAGGCTGAGCCTGGCAACCGTCGATCCCACTGGTCCGGCAATGGTCACCACCGGCCAGGCGGTGCTGAACACTGCCAGCAGACTGCCGGCGCTCAGCCGGAAAACCAGGGCGATACCTACGTTCAGCAAGTTCTGGGTCCCTAAGATCAAGCCCGCGATACTTGATATCATCCCGGCTAGGATATACTGGCTAAAGCCGAAAACCGCACATATCGCCACCGCCAGCGGCGCTGACAGCTGAAACTCCGTGCCCGGCAGCAGGCCAGGCAGCTTGACTGCCCCGGTAACGGTGATCGATGCAGCCAGCAGCGCCGTCTCGGTCAACAGGCTGACCTGCCGCCTAGCCCTCACAGGTCTATCCGGCGGAGATTGAGCCGTCATTCCCGGGCCTTGCCGCTCTCCGGTGTTTCCCGGCTTCTGCTTCCATCGCAGCCAACTCCGATCTTTCATCATGATCCCTCCGCATATGTATAAA
Proteins encoded in this region:
- the bioF gene encoding 8-amino-7-oxononanoate synthase, whose translation is MNKWAQQVDEIRRLWLYRQPVVYLPLSATIAEQAGKKYLMLASNSYLGLTHHPAVRQAAIEAVQAYGAGSGGARLTTGTHPLYPALEKDLAAFKQREAALVFNTGYMTNVGVISGLARAGDVIFSDAWNHASIIDGCRLARSETVVYQHGDVEDLRQKLQQTPCSGKRFIITDGVFSMDGDIAPLDRIVPLAEEYDACVIVDDAHATGVIGPGGRGTAAYFGLKGRVQVEIGTLSKALAAEGGFAAGDESLIEILANRARSFIFSTALAPATVAAAHAALRQLIAEPEMVDRLRENAIYLRSKLAAAGFTALPGDTPIIPVILGREETALDMARALQERGVIVAAIRPPTVPPGSSRLRLTITAEHRQQDLDKAVVAMQEAWSSLKQGGNGV
- a CDS encoding 6-carboxyhexanoate--CoA ligase, whose amino-acid sequence is MLYSVRMRAAQGGTHEDGGRHISGAERLVPESGIGEAADAMLRRAMNHSRGKADFINITVEAMPGPMLRIPLPAVETLNFPDIFSCRLAARQLLVDNGIAAPAVDSGFASLDSLADSMRGAMLLCAKTGIRLDQAGMRGVRVSRQDCSDREAYAAHLQSLGLSGVHVREALVLASKVLAAPGVAAELCWSDDPEYTAGYISVCRRYIRLPHFKPYGSPVGGRVFFLEPGCDVDTTIEFLQNQPVLVDVR